One Dialister invisus DSM 15470 genomic region harbors:
- a CDS encoding uroporphyrinogen decarboxylase family protein produces MKKKITVMTKMERIAAAIRGDDVDTVPYSLWSHLPLIDLDPVKNAEQTYGFCKTYDVDILKTMNNGMYSVEDFGAVADYSEIAGGGAAKIVSTPVHRPKDWLDLEPVSVNAGALAREQEYLRLLLDKTRGTVPVIFTVFSPLTTAYKLCPDLMRHVAEGFGEEVKAGLRAITESTCALVQRVIEMGADGIFFATQLSSYAAGEEDFYREYGMPYDLAVLSASSGWCNVLHAHGKDIMFPLLRKYPVQIFNWHAWESLPEIGEAQALTGKCIMAGLERMDITGGRKNEIEYRIYKTLRQTGGRKIILSPGCVIRYPLNEEILAFVRKAKNEIEEKLLKAR; encoded by the coding sequence ATGAAAAAGAAAATCACCGTGATGACTAAAATGGAAAGAATTGCCGCCGCTATCCGCGGGGATGATGTCGATACGGTTCCGTATTCTTTGTGGTCCCACTTGCCGCTTATTGATTTGGATCCGGTAAAAAATGCGGAGCAGACTTACGGTTTTTGTAAAACGTACGATGTGGATATTCTAAAGACGATGAACAACGGCATGTACAGCGTTGAAGATTTTGGTGCCGTGGCGGACTACTCGGAAATCGCTGGTGGCGGCGCGGCAAAAATCGTTTCTACACCTGTCCACAGACCAAAGGATTGGCTTGATTTGGAACCGGTATCGGTGAATGCGGGTGCTCTGGCAAGAGAACAGGAATATCTGCGGCTTCTTCTGGATAAGACAAGAGGCACAGTGCCGGTGATTTTTACCGTGTTCAGTCCTTTGACGACGGCATATAAACTCTGTCCCGACTTGATGAGACATGTGGCAGAGGGATTTGGAGAAGAAGTCAAGGCGGGACTTCGGGCGATTACGGAGAGCACCTGCGCTTTGGTGCAGCGGGTCATTGAAATGGGGGCGGACGGCATTTTCTTTGCGACCCAGCTTTCATCATATGCGGCCGGAGAAGAGGATTTTTACCGTGAGTACGGTATGCCTTATGATCTGGCGGTGCTTTCCGCATCATCAGGGTGGTGCAATGTGCTCCACGCTCACGGGAAAGACATCATGTTTCCCCTGCTCAGGAAGTATCCGGTGCAGATTTTCAACTGGCATGCCTGGGAATCTTTGCCTGAAATCGGCGAGGCGCAGGCGCTTACGGGGAAATGCATCATGGCAGGGCTGGAGCGGATGGATATCACCGGCGGCAGAAAGAATGAGATCGAATACCGCATTTATAAAACGCTCAGGCAGACAGGGGGACGGAAAATTATTTTATCTCCCGGCTGTGTGATCCGCTATCCGCTTAATGAAGAGATACTTGCTTTTGTGCGGAAAGCAAAAAATGAAATTGAGGAAAAGCTCCTGAAAGCCAGATAA